Proteins encoded in a region of the Caldisericaceae bacterium genome:
- a CDS encoding ArsR family transcriptional regulator, which produces MIRYETILKAIADEKRFKLISLIIKENSEFYVCELTDALGESQYNISKYLKEFKVANLVKIRRVGKGILYSPIEPEEDFLKLLFKAIQSIPDDYIKKERELLKLRVNLRKDNKCIAKIQNQNWKEEIEKNKTN; this is translated from the coding sequence ATGATTAGATACGAAACTATATTAAAGGCCATTGCGGATGAAAAAAGATTTAAATTAATCTCTCTTATAATAAAAGAAAATAGTGAATTTTACGTATGTGAACTTACAGATGCATTAGGAGAGTCGCAGTATAACATATCCAAATATCTTAAAGAATTTAAGGTAGCAAATCTTGTTAAGATAAGGCGAGTAGGAAAAGGCATTCTTTATTCTCCTATTGAGCCTGAAGAAGATTTTTTAAAACTGCTTTTCAAAGCAATCCAATCCATTCCAGATGATTATATAAAAAAGGAACGAGAACTTCTCAAGTTGAGAGTTAACTTGAGAAAAGATAATAAATGTATTGCTAAAATTCAGAATCAAAATTGGAAAGAGGAAATTGAAAAAAATAAGACTAATTGA